One genomic segment of Pseudomonas chlororaphis subsp. aurantiaca includes these proteins:
- a CDS encoding DUF3303 domain-containing protein, producing MLFIVSWSISPERRNSAIERFLKTGGAPPAGVSMLGRWHAVGGMTGFGVAQTDDLTLMQKWVLEWSDLLRMDVHPALTDEQAAPLLAAVIGKQ from the coding sequence ATGTTATTCATTGTCAGTTGGTCAATCAGCCCCGAACGTCGTAACAGTGCGATCGAGCGGTTTCTCAAGACGGGCGGGGCTCCACCCGCAGGGGTGAGCATGCTGGGACGCTGGCATGCCGTCGGCGGCATGACGGGGTTTGGTGTCGCACAGACCGACGATCTCACGCTGATGCAGAAATGGGTGCTGGAGTGGAGCGATCTGCTCAGGATGGACGTGCACCCGGCGCTGACCGATGAACAGGCCGCGCCGTTGCTGGCGGCGGTGATCGGCAAGCAATAG
- a CDS encoding adenosine-specific kinase, which yields MQLISVNIDKPEATNFIFGQTHFIKSVEDIHEALVASVPNIAFGLAFCEASGQCLVRWSGSDPTMIALAQKNAQAIAAGHSFIVFLGEGFYPLNVLNTLKMVPEVCRIFCATANPTQVILAETAQGRAVLGVVDGFCAKGLEGDDDILWRKNLLRQIGYKQ from the coding sequence ATGCAACTGATCAGCGTGAACATCGACAAGCCGGAAGCCACCAACTTCATTTTCGGCCAGACCCACTTCATCAAGTCCGTCGAGGACATCCACGAAGCCCTGGTCGCCAGCGTGCCGAACATCGCCTTTGGCCTGGCCTTTTGCGAAGCCTCCGGCCAATGCCTGGTGCGCTGGTCCGGCAGCGATCCGACGATGATCGCGCTGGCGCAAAAAAACGCCCAGGCAATCGCCGCCGGCCATAGCTTTATCGTGTTTCTCGGGGAAGGTTTTTATCCGTTGAACGTGCTCAACACCCTGAAGATGGTGCCTGAGGTGTGCCGCATCTTCTGCGCGACCGCCAACCCGACCCAGGTGATTCTCGCCGAAACGGCGCAGGGCCGGGCGGTGCTGGGGGTGGTGGATGGCTTCTGCGCCAAGGGCCTGGAAGGCGACGACGATATCCTGTGGCGCAAGAACCTGCTGCGACAGATCGGCTACAAGCAATGA
- the thpR gene encoding RNA 2',3'-cyclic phosphodiesterase, which yields MNDESREQGEPFKRLFFALPCTAAQRRAIAQWRGALGLRSGRPVAAENFHLTLMFLGSVAVAQIPRICAAAASVRACGEPLDVPLDRLEVWRRAGVLLLAPTQAPLELRQLVYALQEALLPLGLVDSPREFRPHLTLMRDYRAPVPESQTPADFHLSARHFALFESHKGRYRPLAEWALAR from the coding sequence ATGAATGATGAGTCCCGCGAGCAGGGCGAGCCGTTCAAGCGGCTGTTCTTCGCCTTGCCTTGCACTGCCGCCCAACGCCGGGCCATCGCCCAGTGGCGCGGCGCGCTGGGCCTCAGGAGCGGCCGGCCGGTGGCGGCGGAAAACTTTCATTTGACCCTGATGTTCCTGGGCTCGGTGGCCGTGGCGCAGATTCCGCGGATCTGCGCTGCGGCGGCGAGCGTGCGAGCCTGCGGCGAGCCGCTGGACGTCCCGCTCGATCGTCTGGAGGTCTGGCGCCGGGCCGGGGTCTTGTTGCTGGCGCCGACACAGGCGCCGCTGGAGTTGCGTCAGCTGGTGTATGCCCTGCAGGAAGCGCTGCTGCCACTCGGGCTGGTCGATTCGCCGCGGGAATTTCGTCCGCACTTGACCTTGATGCGCGACTATCGGGCGCCGGTGCCCGAGTCCCAGACCCCTGCGGATTTTCACCTGAGTGCCCGGCACTTCGCCCTGTTCGAGTCGCATAAAGGCCGTTATCGGCCACTGGCCGAATGGGCGCTGGCGCGGTGA
- a CDS encoding endonuclease/exonuclease/phosphatase family protein: MRLASYNVENLFNRAKAMNLEGWAEGRPVLERFARLNQLLGEPIYTDQDKAQMVKLLTELGLSKSDKGPFVILRQNRGSLVKRPKAGGLEIVANGRTEWVGSLELIEAPVDLEAMRNTARVMIDLQADVLAVVEAESRPALRDFNTEIIGALGGPLFRHVMLIDGNDTRGIDVGLMTAEGYPIGQLRSHVDDTAANGELIFSRDCAQFQIPLPSGKQLFVLVNHLKSKGFGSLAASAKKRLAQAERIKLIYQALVAQGEAYIAVVGDFNDTPDSAPLEPLLKGTDLKDAFVHPAFDDGGYPGTFDTCKAANKIDYLLLSPALFATVTAGGVWRKGMWPGSKPKRWEVYPQLDKKENAGSDHAAVWVDLDL, from the coding sequence ATGAGACTCGCGTCCTACAACGTTGAAAACCTGTTCAACCGCGCCAAGGCCATGAACCTGGAAGGCTGGGCCGAGGGCCGGCCTGTGCTGGAGCGTTTCGCCCGGCTCAACCAGTTGTTGGGCGAGCCCATCTACACGGACCAGGACAAGGCGCAGATGGTCAAGCTGCTGACCGAGCTGGGGCTGAGCAAGTCGGACAAGGGCCCCTTCGTGATCCTGCGGCAGAACCGCGGCAGCCTGGTCAAGCGGCCCAAGGCCGGCGGCCTGGAGATTGTCGCCAACGGCCGCACCGAGTGGGTGGGTTCGCTGGAGCTGATCGAGGCGCCGGTGGACCTGGAAGCCATGCGCAATACCGCACGGGTGATGATCGACCTGCAAGCCGATGTGCTGGCGGTGGTCGAGGCGGAAAGCCGCCCGGCCCTGCGCGACTTCAACACGGAAATCATCGGCGCCCTGGGCGGCCCGTTGTTCCGGCATGTGATGCTGATCGACGGCAACGATACGCGAGGCATCGACGTCGGCCTGATGACCGCCGAGGGCTACCCCATCGGCCAGCTGCGCAGCCATGTCGACGACACCGCGGCCAACGGCGAACTGATCTTTTCCCGCGATTGCGCGCAGTTCCAGATCCCGTTGCCCAGCGGTAAACAGCTGTTTGTCCTGGTCAACCATCTGAAGAGCAAAGGCTTCGGCAGTCTCGCGGCTTCGGCGAAAAAACGCCTGGCCCAGGCCGAGCGGATCAAGCTCATCTACCAGGCGCTGGTGGCCCAGGGCGAGGCCTATATCGCGGTGGTCGGCGACTTCAACGACACCCCGGACAGCGCGCCGCTGGAGCCTTTGCTCAAAGGCACCGACCTGAAGGATGCCTTCGTCCATCCGGCCTTCGACGACGGCGGTTACCCCGGCACCTTCGACACCTGCAAGGCGGCGAACAAGATCGACTACCTGCTGCTGTCTCCCGCGCTGTTCGCCACCGTCACCGCCGGCGGCGTGTGGCGCAAGGGCATGTGGCCGGGCAGCAAGCCCAAGCGCTGGGAGGTCTACCCGCAGTTGGACAAGAAGGAAAATGCCGGCTCGGACCACGCGGCGGTGTGGGTCGACCTGGACCTGTAA